The bacterium genome includes a region encoding these proteins:
- the acpS gene encoding holo-ACP synthase — translation MRVAVGVDIEKIERIRKLYELYGDRFVKRIFSEDEINYLNRKADPSPHLAGMWAAKEACIKVFGRISPKKISIMHEESGKPKLVLPENVAKKVISVDVSISHTGEYAVAAVVALMMDLFFRKMIIFNMLMFGK, via the coding sequence ATGAGGGTTGCTGTTGGTGTGGATATCGAGAAGATAGAAAGAATAAGGAAACTCTATGAGCTTTATGGGGATAGGTTTGTGAAACGGATTTTTTCGGAGGATGAGATCAATTATTTAAACCGCAAAGCCGACCCTTCGCCTCATCTTGCGGGAATGTGGGCTGCAAAAGAAGCCTGCATCAAGGTTTTTGGGCGGATAAGCCCAAAGAAGATAAGCATAATGCACGAAGAATCGGGAAAACCCAAGCTCGTTTTGCCAGAGAATGTTGCTAAAAAGGTGATTAGTGTTGATGTGAGCATATCTCACACTGGTGAATACGCCGTTGCCGCTGTGGTGGCATTGATGATGGATTTATTTTTCAGAAAAATGATTATATTTAATATGTTAATGTTTGGAAAATAA
- a CDS encoding 1-acyl-sn-glycerol-3-phosphate acyltransferase: MGNLPKRISTMVFTIIYAVLFLITFIATLIPFAFLVIVGIIFGKAAREKVLRFLAKVWGRFVVYLSGSTVIVHGRENLIRDAGNIVYIINHQSFFDIPLVMGFVDERAKFIARESLLRVPLLGLWMRQLGTFFVGRRPSREELRRFNIVAEELMKGGRVAIFPEGTRSTDGTIGKFHPSALRPARVARSTIIPVRIFGSRNILPRGAIRISPSRVRILIGKPIAYENYSDMRPAELANFLREVFENELTLEGK; this comes from the coding sequence ATGGGGAACTTGCCTAAAAGAATTTCCACGATGGTTTTCACGATAATTTATGCGGTGCTGTTTTTAATCACTTTCATTGCTACACTCATTCCATTTGCGTTTTTGGTTATTGTGGGAATAATTTTTGGTAAAGCGGCTCGCGAGAAAGTATTGCGATTTCTTGCCAAAGTGTGGGGAAGGTTTGTCGTTTATCTTAGCGGTTCTACCGTCATCGTTCACGGGCGCGAAAACCTTATTCGCGATGCCGGTAATATCGTCTACATCATAAACCATCAGAGCTTTTTTGACATACCTCTCGTTATGGGCTTCGTTGACGAACGCGCAAAATTCATTGCCCGGGAAAGCCTTTTGAGGGTCCCGCTTCTTGGGCTGTGGATGAGACAGCTCGGGACATTTTTTGTCGGGCGCAGACCAAGCCGTGAGGAGCTTCGCAGATTTAACATTGTCGCAGAAGAACTGATGAAAGGCGGCAGAGTCGCTATTTTCCCTGAGGGAACGCGGTCCACGGATGGAACCATAGGTAAATTTCACCCATCCGCTCTTAGACCAGCAAGAGTTGCCAGGTCAACCATAATTCCTGTAAGAATTTTTGGCAGCAGAAACATCCTTCCGAGAGGTGCTATAAGAATTTCGCCGTCAAGAGTTAGAATTTTGATTGGGAAACCGATAGCATACGAGAATTACTCAGATATGCGTCCTGCTGAGTTGGCTAACTTTTTAAGGGAAGTTTTTGAGAATGAACTAACACTGGAGGGGAAATGA
- a CDS encoding ABC transporter ATP-binding protein codes for MLKIYKTLRPYLSGEGRVFWLGVLSLLVVDGLQIVIPRIVRVGVDRLALGFATPKFLLKLAGIILLLTIGIVISRFFWRYLIIGISRRMEMRFRHDFYKHLISLEPGWFAKNKVGNLMALATNDLNSVRMMVGMGTASLIDTAILLVASISMMLIINANLTAYIVPPMLVLSFVVGYFGNIMRKRFKEVQAAFASLTDFAREAISGIRIIKTYAREEAETERFRERSWDFVKKNIRMLIISGLLEPSIGFVVGMVFALILLVGGTKVILMKMSMGDFVAFNSYLGLMIWPMIALGWVVNLYQRGKASLERIMDVMKRKPAIVSPPDAYKPEKVRGEIVFRNLTFRYEDYLPPALEDINLKIDEGMFIAITGRTGSGKTTLISLIPRLYDPPEGTVFVDGVDVRKYDLNALRGSIGLVPQDGYIFSDTIMENIKFGRPDATDEEAIRAAKIAELDVDVRTFPDGYNSMVGERGVTLSGGQKQRLAIARALLLDPPILILDDALSAVDTETENKIFHNLKEFRQGKTTLFISHRVTTLQDADLIVVLDRGRIIEVGTHQELIEKKGYYYEIYMLQQYESELV; via the coding sequence ATGTTAAAAATTTATAAAACATTGCGACCCTACCTTTCTGGTGAGGGGCGAGTATTCTGGCTGGGTGTGCTATCCCTTCTTGTGGTCGATGGGCTCCAGATAGTTATCCCGCGAATAGTGCGCGTGGGAGTAGACAGGCTTGCCCTCGGTTTTGCCACCCCAAAATTCTTACTTAAGTTGGCTGGAATAATATTGCTTCTGACCATTGGAATCGTAATATCGCGTTTTTTCTGGCGATACCTCATAATAGGCATCTCCCGCCGCATGGAGATGAGGTTCAGGCACGATTTTTACAAGCATCTTATCTCGCTTGAGCCCGGCTGGTTCGCAAAAAACAAGGTGGGAAATCTTATGGCATTAGCCACCAATGACCTTAATTCCGTAAGGATGATGGTCGGCATGGGGACCGCCTCGCTTATAGATACTGCTATTCTTCTTGTCGCCTCAATTTCCATGATGCTGATAATAAACGCAAATCTTACCGCTTACATCGTGCCGCCGATGCTTGTGCTATCTTTTGTGGTGGGTTATTTCGGAAACATAATGAGAAAGCGCTTTAAAGAGGTTCAAGCTGCGTTCGCGTCGCTTACTGATTTCGCCCGCGAGGCTATAAGCGGAATAAGGATAATAAAAACCTATGCTCGAGAGGAAGCGGAAACTGAGCGCTTCAGAGAAAGAAGCTGGGATTTCGTAAAAAAGAACATAAGAATGCTTATAATTTCTGGACTCCTTGAACCGTCGATAGGATTTGTGGTGGGAATGGTTTTCGCGCTTATCCTGCTTGTCGGAGGAACGAAAGTCATTCTAATGAAGATGAGCATGGGTGACTTCGTCGCTTTCAATAGCTACCTCGGGCTTATGATATGGCCCATGATAGCTCTCGGATGGGTCGTTAACCTTTATCAGCGAGGTAAAGCATCGCTTGAGAGAATAATGGATGTTATGAAGCGCAAACCTGCCATAGTTTCTCCTCCTGATGCTTATAAACCCGAAAAGGTGCGCGGAGAGATAGTGTTTAGAAATCTTACATTCCGCTATGAGGACTATCTGCCACCTGCTCTTGAGGACATAAATTTGAAAATAGATGAGGGAATGTTTATCGCGATAACGGGAAGAACCGGTTCGGGGAAGACGACATTAATATCGCTTATCCCCCGACTTTATGACCCGCCAGAAGGAACAGTTTTCGTGGATGGAGTGGATGTGAGGAAATACGATCTCAATGCGCTTCGAGGAAGTATCGGACTGGTTCCGCAGGATGGCTACATTTTCTCCGATACTATAATGGAAAACATAAAGTTTGGTCGTCCGGATGCGACGGATGAGGAAGCTATAAGAGCTGCTAAAATAGCAGAGCTTGATGTTGATGTTAGAACATTTCCCGATGGCTATAATTCAATGGTTGGAGAGCGAGGGGTGACATTGTCTGGTGGTCAGAAACAAAGGCTTGCGATAGCGAGAGCACTGCTTTTAGACCCACCGATTCTCATTCTTGATGATGCCCTCTCCGCTGTTGACACCGAAACCGAAAACAAAATTTTTCATAATCTGAAGGAGTTTCGCCAAGGGAAAACAACGCTTTTCATATCGCACAGAGTAACAACACTTCAGGATGCGGACCTTATTGTTGTGCTCGACAGAGGAAGAATAATTGAGGTGGGTACTCATCAAGAGCTAATAGAGAAAAAGGGCTATTACTACGAGATATACATGCTTCAGCAGTACGAATCCGAATTAGTGTAA